From one [Ruminococcus] lactaris ATCC 29176 genomic stretch:
- a CDS encoding AraC family transcriptional regulator has protein sequence MYMNTGYLNHSHMDFKDKSRPLVVGSCGTYRLSRHPKLPTYRPRGRLDYQIIYITAGCGHFHFDNVDDETIVPAGNIVLYRPKELQKYEYYGEDKTEVYWIHFTGSNVKNILRQYGFPDKERVFQVGTSNEYEQIFKRIIIELQRCQENYEEMLVLLLRHLLISFHRELTREHILKNEYLDHEMDNAVTFFSENYNQNINIDDYAASRGMSVSWFIRNFKKYTGSTPMQFIVGIRINNAQMLLETTTYSINEISKIVGYDNQLYFSRLFHKLKGYSPREYRKIRNKF, from the coding sequence ATGTATATGAATACCGGTTATTTAAACCACTCCCATATGGATTTCAAAGACAAAAGTCGCCCACTGGTTGTAGGTAGCTGTGGTACCTACCGTCTTTCCAGACATCCCAAACTTCCTACCTACCGTCCAAGGGGTCGTCTGGATTATCAGATTATATATATCACTGCTGGTTGTGGGCATTTTCATTTTGATAATGTAGATGACGAAACGATTGTTCCAGCTGGTAACATTGTACTGTACAGACCAAAAGAACTCCAAAAATATGAATATTACGGAGAAGATAAGACAGAAGTATACTGGATTCATTTCACAGGAAGCAATGTAAAAAATATCTTACGTCAATATGGGTTTCCAGATAAAGAACGTGTCTTTCAAGTGGGTACATCTAATGAATATGAACAAATTTTCAAACGTATCATTATCGAGCTCCAACGCTGTCAAGAGAATTATGAGGAAATGCTTGTCCTTTTGCTGCGTCATCTTCTGATTAGTTTCCACCGGGAACTGACAAGAGAGCACATATTAAAAAATGAATATCTTGATCATGAGATGGATAATGCTGTTACCTTTTTCAGTGAAAACTACAATCAAAATATCAATATTGATGATTATGCTGCCTCACGAGGCATGAGTGTCAGCTGGTTTATCCGAAATTTCAAAAAATATACCGGTTCTACACCAATGCAATTCATTGTGGGAATCCGGATCAACAATGCTCAGATGTTACTTGAAACAACAACTTATTCCATCAATGAGATTTCTAAGATTGTCGGATATGATAACCAGCTTTATTTCAGTCGGCTTTTTCACAAGCTGAAAGGGTATTCACCCAGAGAGTACCGAAAAATAAGGAACAAGTTCTGA